A single genomic interval of Penicillium psychrofluorescens genome assembly, chromosome: 2 harbors:
- a CDS encoding uncharacterized protein (ID:PFLUO_003128-T1.cds;~source:funannotate) codes for MTDRTKFTASDTISHLWDHLDLPHQALQSLQLPDTNSDPGLPSSFKVGHLAQSTIALSALAASLFHATRNGKSSPPPVQVALRHACAEFKSERLYRIDGHPPPDPWGPIGGLHATRDGYVRIHDNWMHHRQAALDILRLPSNASRAQVAEALKSRSAVEVETAAFQSGGVIAALRSYEQWDAHPQASAISDFPIQIRRLASDGPKGLSPWLKPANDRCLRGVRVLDLSRVIAGPVAGRALASHGADVLWVTGPGLPDLPPLDRDLSRGKRTIQLDLNSAAGKAKLLDLVRDADVFIQNYRPGSLTAKGLGPSDLAGVNPRIIYAELCAYGSNGPWSQNRGFDSLVQTCSGMNVSEAEHFGAGEAARVMPCQALDHGAGFCLASGVMAALYHRTVAGSAWKVEVSLAGVMKYLRSLGQHPGNSGFQCEDISFGDDDLAEYLDSRASAFGEITALKPAARVEGAMPGWDIMSKPLGSDVPEWMS; via the coding sequence ATGACAGACCGAACAAAATTCACCGCATCGGACACAATATCCCATCTCTGGGATCACCTTGACCTGCCCCACCAAGCACTGCAATCCCTCCAGCTGCCGGACACCAACTCAGACCCAGGACTTCCGTCCTCATTCAAAGTCGGACATCTAGCACAAAGCACAATAGCTCTTTCCGCTCTCGCAGCATCACTATTTCATGCAACTCGCAACGGCAAGTCATCCCCACCGCCCGTGCAAGTAGCGCTTCGCCACGCATGCGCCGAATTCAAGTCTGAGCGCCTCTATCGCATCGATGGTCACCCGCCACCAGACCCATGGGGCCCAATCGGCGGGTTGCACGCCACGCGCGATGGTTATGTGCGTATCCACGATAACTGGATGCACCACCGACAAGCCGCACTAGATATACTGCGATTACCGAGCAATGCATCGCGTGCCCAGGTCGCCGAGGCATTGAAGAGTCGTTCTGCTGTTGAGGTGGAGACGGCGGCATTTCAGTCCGGAGGAGTCATTGCTGCCCTCCGCTCTTACGAACAGTGGGATGCTCATCCGCAGGCATCTGCTATCTCTGACTTCCCTATTCAGATCCGCAGACTAGCCTCCGACGGCCCAAAGGGTCTATCTCCGTGGCTGAAACCAGCTAATGACCGATGTCTACGCGGAGTCCGAGTCCTAGATCTCAGTCGGGTGATTGCAGGCCCTGTTGCTGGGCGGGCGCTGGCATCGCACGGTGCAGACGTGCTCTGGGTGACAGGACCAGGATTGCCAGATTTACCCCCTCTAGACCGCGATCTCAGTCGTGGCAAGCGCACTATCCAGCTTGACCTGAattctgctgctggaaaaGCCAAACTACTGGACCTTGTGCGCGACGCAGATGTTTTCATTCAGAATTACCGGCCAGGCAGTCTGACAGCCAAGGGATTAGGTCCTTCTGATCTGGCAGGTGTGAACCCGCGCATCATTTACGCAGAGCTATGTGCCTACGGGAGTAATGGGCCTTGGAGCCAAAATCGGGGCTTTGATTCTCTGGTTCAGACTTGCTCGGGCATGAATGTGTCCGAGGCGGAGCACTTTGGAGCTGGCGAGGCAGCACGGGTTATGCCGTGCCAAGCGCTGGATCACGGAGCGGGTTTTTGCCTGGCGTCGGGGGTTATGGCAGCATTGTATCATCGGACAGTCGCCGGGTCTGCGTGGAAGGTTGAGGTGTCCTTGGCGGGAGTTATGAAGTATCTTCGCTCGCTGGGCCAGCATCCCGGTAACTCGGGGTTTCAATGTGAGGATATATCGtttggcgatgatgatctcgCCGAGTATCTGGACTCAAGAGCCTCTGCCTTTGGCGAGATTACGGCTCTGAAACCTGCAGCGCGTGTGGAGGGAGCAATGCCCGGTTGGGATATAATGTCCAAGCCGCTGGGTTCGGATGTTCCCGAATGGATGTCATAA
- a CDS encoding uncharacterized protein (ID:PFLUO_003131-T1.cds;~source:funannotate), with protein MASHIPGCRMRSACNACHFAKLRCSGGSPCANCQMSDQQCAYSLSNRLGRPKGVKNKRAAGDSAHATSTRSNLQEATSKRPATNSHDLPTATSAEPEGMTDLDRLVHASYPVLPDELDLFTAFADYPGDLPPLPHKSAGGYVTPSNSIHDDAATLEVSRHCICAQQHADLLAHLRMVRQQLAPISVDVLLAAGHRTLATWKHFSQCLACSRPVNEETMLLSAISLHSMLRLLQAFSSCVVAEHPATTSLVSPSLEDPDGPLSMTIGGYQIEGDERHMVGNMLALHTLNRIEFAGSCLAERVASCTRSGTPSAEKMPSKWTAPDDSELESDLQPVQVILQAMEAATRKLNQALQWKHRMATMKMYGGMG; from the exons ATGGCCTCGCACATCCCAGGCTGTCGCATGCGGTCGGCGTGCAACGCCTGCCACTTCGCTAAGCTGCGCTGCTCAGGTGGTTCGCCCTGTGCCAACTGCCAGATGTCCGACCAGCAGTGCGCCTACAGCCTGTCCAACCGGCTGGGGCGGCCCAAGGGTGTCAAAAACAAGCGAGCGGCCGGCGACTCTGCGCACGCGACATCCACCCGGTCGAATCTGCAAGAGGCCACCTCCAAGCGACCGGCGACGAACAGCCACGACCTTCCCACGGCGACGAGCGCGGAGCCGGAGGGGATGACCGATCTCGATCGCCTGGTCCACGCGAGTTATCCCGTATTGCCGGACGAGCTTGACCTTTTTACC GCCTTTGCAGACTATCCTGGTGATCTCCCGCCGCTGCCGCACAAGTCGGCAGGTGGATATGTGACGCCGTCCAACAGCATCCACGATGACGCCGCCACGCTCGAGGTCTCCCGCCACTGCATCTGCGCCCAGCAACACGCCGACCTGCTCGCTCATCTTCGCATGGtgcgccagcagctggccccAATCTCCGTGGACGTCCTGCTGGCGGCGGGCCACCGGACCCTAGCCACATGGAAGCACTTCAGCCAGTGTCTGGCGTGCAGCAGACCCGTCAACGAAGAGACCATGCTCCTCTCTGCCATCAGCCTGCACAGCATGCTGCGTCTGCTGCAGGCCTTCTCCTCGTGTGTCGTGGCCGAACACCCGGCGACCACCAGCCTGGTGTCCCCGTCCTTGGAGGATCCCGACGGCCCGCTGAGCATGACCATCGGCGGATACCAAATCGAAGGGGACGAGCGACACATGGTCGGGAACATGCTGGCGCTGCATACGCTGAACCGCATCGAGTTTGCCGGCTCATGCCTCGCGGAGCGCGTCGCCAGCTGCACGCGGTCGGGCACGCCGTCGGCAGAGAAAATGCCCTCGAAGTGGACGGCACCAGACGACAGTGAGCTGGAGAGTGACCTACAGCCGGTGCAGGTAATCCTGCAAGCAATGGAAGCGGCGACCAGGAAGTTGAACCAGGCTCTACAGTGGAAACATCGCatggcgacgatgaagatgtaCGGGGGGATGGGATAG
- a CDS encoding uncharacterized protein (ID:PFLUO_003129-T1.cds;~source:funannotate), translated as MATVSNGSEYDFIVVGGGTAGNAVAGRLAENPDVRVLVVEAGIPNPDQIEEIITPSKAFTLRGSKYDWAYKTTMIKRDDYERIEKPNTRGKALGGSTCANYFTWIPGSKPTFDDWEKFGGRDWNWDSCVEYLRKCATYHDDEKLYPAELSKIGTGGPVQISHADLVPEMQPFRDALTEAWVSKGQPLTEDIFSGEMKGLTHCVDTIHKGVRQGSFLYLKNKPNVTILYGVQSKQLIIDPATRICSGVTVISEASNTEISVYASREVIVSQGVFETPKLLMLSGVGPAAELLKHGITPVVDSPHVGQHLLDHPIVPFVLQIKDGYGLDDHILRAGPLNDKALEKYQREKTGPASSGFLELVGFPRIDERLEKYPAYREAKAANGGLDPFGPAGQPHFELDFVGLFSTAFQWHYPVPEQGSFMTVIVDLLRPLSEGEVTLNSTNALVQPNINLNFFANDLDILAMREGVRWTHDVLINGAGFKDIVVREYPWKMPIHSDDEMNKAVLDRSQTGFHPCGTARLSKSIHQGVVDSKLRVHGVRNLRIADASVIPVIPDCRIQNSVYMIGEKTADIIKSEHKDLYEAKSIPYFVSSRL; from the exons ATGGCAACCGTTTCCAACGGCTCTGAGTACGACTTTATTGTCGTTGGCGGCGGCACGGCCGGCAATGCCGTTGCTGGTCGCCTTGCCGAAAACCCCGACGTCCGCGTTCTGGTTGTTGAAGCTGGTATTCCGAACCCCGACCAAATCGAAGAAATTATCACGCCGTCCAAAGCATTCACCCTTCGTGGAAGCAAGTATGACTGGGCATACAAGACGACTATGATCAAGCGCGACGACTACGAACGCATCGAAAAACCCAACACCCGCGGAAAGGCCCTTGGTGGAAGTACGTGTGCCAATTACTTCACTTGGATCCCAGGCTCGAAGCCTACCTTTGACGACTGGGAGAAATTTGGAGGTCGAGACTGGAACTGGGACAGCTGCGTGGAATATCTGCGCAAGTGCGCCACCTACCATGACGATGAGAAGTTGTATCCGGCCGAACTGAGCAAGATTGGGACCGGAGGTCCTGTGCAGATCTCCCATGCCGACCTGGTGCCGGAGATGCAGCCGTTCCGCGATGCGCTTACCGAAGCGTGGGTCTCGAAGGGCCAGCCTCTGACGGAGGACATCTTTTCTGGTGAAATGAAAGGCCTCACGCACTGTGTGGACACCATCCACAAGGGCGTGCGCCAGGGTAGCTTCCTGTACTTGAAGAACAAGCCGAACGTGACAATCCTCTATGGGGTTCAGTCGAAGCAGTTGATCATCGACCCGGCAACACGCATCTGTTCCGGTGTCACTGTGATCAGCGAAGCTTCCAACACCGAGATCAGTGTTTATGCCAGCCGCGAAGTGATTGTGTCTCAGGGTGTATTTGAGACACCCAAGCTTCTCATGCTGAGCGGTGTCGGCCCGGCCGCAGAACTACTTAAGCACGGAATCACCCCGGTTGTGGACTCCCCTCATGTTGGTCAACATCTCCTAGACCACCCAATTGTTCCGTTCGTGCTTCAGATCAAGGATGGTTATGGCCTGGACGATCACATCCTCCGCGCCGGTCCTCTTAATGACAAGGCATTGGAAAAATACCAGCGTGAAAAGACGGGTCCTGCAAGCTCTGGATTTTTGGAGCTTGTAGGATTCCCCCGCATCGATGAACGACTGGAGAAGTATCCCGCCTATCGTGAGGCAAAGGCTGCGAATGGTGGACTAGACCCCTTTGGGCCCGCGGGCCAGCCTCACTTTGAGCTTGACTTTGTCGGCCTGTTTAGCACTGCATTCCAGTGGCACTACCCTGTGCCCGAGCAAGGAAGCTTTATGACGGTCATTGTCGACCTGCTCCGGCCCCTGTCCGAGGGTGAGGTTACCCTGAACAGCACAAACGCCCTGGTTCAGCCCAACATCAATCTCAACTTCTTTGCCAATGACTTGGACATTCTGGCAATGCGCGAGGGTGTGCGCTGGACACATGATGTTTTGATCAACGGTGCTGGATTCAAAGACATCGTCGTCCGGGAGTATCCCTGGAAGATGCCTATCCAttctgatgatgagatgaACAAGGCTGTCCTGGATCGAAGCCAGACCGGATTCC ACCCATGCGGCACGGCACGACTCTCCAAGAGCATCCACCAAGGTGTTGTTGACTCGAAGCTCCGAGTACATGGGGTGCGCAACCTCAGAATTGCGGATGCTTCCGTTATCCCTGTGATTCCCGACTGCCGTATTCAAAACTCGGTTTACATGATTGGCGAGAAG ACCGCGGATATCATCAAGTCCGAGCACAAGGATCTTTATGAGGCAAAGAGCATTCCGTACTTCGTCTCTAGCAGACTTTAA
- a CDS encoding uncharacterized protein (ID:PFLUO_003130-T1.cds;~source:funannotate) has protein sequence MPNPVFTLAEGQPVANPSVSTTLPTFGGGGHTTLGDTLLIETLSHFNRERIPERVVHAKAAGAWGEFEVTNNISSLTSAKFLNGVGKKTPVLFRLSTTGGEKGSADTVRDVRGFSVKFFTEEGNHDIVGNHVPVFFVRDPIRFPSLNRSHKRHPATNRPDWTMFWDFHANQPESVHTLMHLFGSRGIPDSIRRVSGFGVHTFKLVAADGRFRYCKFHFRPTQSFTHFSGQDATRMAGANADFHTQDLWDAISRGQFPAWKLYVQVMEPEQAETYGRALFDVTKIWPHKDFPLIEVGQMTLNKNPENYFAEIEQAAFSPSNMVPGIAMTPDPMLQARMFAYPDAQRYRLGVNYTQLPPNRAICPVYAPFERDGYGTVTRNYGGDPNYVRSTLSPGVPSQVVSDVRHTERILHHAALGQNEIVVDDEDYLQPRELWNRVFDEAERRQWVANVSETLEEVPAQLREAVMAMFSKVDPRIGQLIGAKIKSSSHL, from the exons ATGCCGAACCCTGTCTTCACGTTGGCAGAAG GCCAGCCAGTTGCAAACCCATCGGTCAGCACTACGTTGCCTACttttggtggcggaggtCACACGACCTTGGGTGACACACTCCTCATTGAGACGCTTTCGCACTTTAACCGTGAACGGATCCCTGAACG AGTTGTTCATGCCAAAGCTGCGGGCGCTTGGGGCGAGTTCGAAGTGACCAATAATATATCCTCTCTCACGTCGGCCAAGTTCCTCAACGGTGTGGGCAAGAAAACTCCAGTCCTGTTTCGCCTCAGCACCACTGGCGGCGAAAAAGGCAGCGCAGACACTGTTCGGGACGTGCGAGGTTTCTCTGTCAAGTTTTTCACGGAGGAAGGCAATCATGACATTGTGGGGAATCATGTT CCGGTGTTCTTCGTGCGCGATCCGATTAGGTTTCCATCCCTTAATAGAAGTCACAAAAGGCATCCTGCCACCAACCGGCCGGATTGGACCATG TTCTGGGACTTTCACGCCAACCAGCCGGAGAGTGTCCACACTTTGATGCACTTGTTCGGCTCTCGTGGTATTCCCGATTCGATCCGTCGAGTGTCAGGCTTTGGTGTGCATACCTTCAAGTTGGTGGCAGCGGATGGCAGGTTCCGCTACTGCAAATTCCACTTCCGACCGACTCAAAGCTTCACCCATTTCTCTGGACAAGATGCCACTCGCATGGCTGGGGCAAATGCCGATTTTCATACCCAGGACCTGTGGGATGCCATCTCTCGTGGACAGTTTCCGGCCTGGAAACTGTACGTGCAGGTGATGGAGCCCGAGCAGGCCGAGACCTACGGCCGCGCTCTTTTTGATGTCACCAAGATCTGGCCCCACAAGGACTTTCCCTTGATTGAAGTCGGCCAGATGACTCTAAACAAGAAT CCGGAAAATTATTTTGCGGAGATCGAACAAGCGGCATTCTCGCCTTCCAACATGGTCCCTGGTATCGCAATGACACCTGATCCGA TGTTGCAGGCGCGCATGTTTGCCTATCCCGACGCTCAACGATACCGCTTGGGGGTAAACTACACCCAGCTCCCTCCCAACCGTGCAATCTGCCCGGTCTACGCGCCTTTTGAGCGTGATGGTTACGGGACCGTGACCCGGAACTATGGAGGGGACCCGAACTACGTGCGCAGTACGTTGAGTCCCGGCGTACCCAGCCAGGTGGTTTCCGACGTGCGACACACCGAGCGCATCCTACATCATGCCGCCCTCGGCCAGAATGAGAttgtggtggatgatgaggattACCTCCAGCCACGAGAGCTGTGGAACAGGGTCtttgacgaggccgagagAAGGCAGTGGGTGGCGAATGTGTCGGAGACCTTGGAGGAGGTGCCTGCACAGCTGAGGGAAGCTGTCATGGCGATGTTCAGCAAGGTCGACCCTCGGATTGGCCAATTGATAGGCGCTAAGATCAAGAGTAGCTCGCACCTTTGA
- a CDS encoding uncharacterized protein (ID:PFLUO_003127-T1.cds;~source:funannotate), with protein sequence MFKNFKDKHANFFESKQSNASTSESDKGQDITSVLDRSQRADLTLLVAESVESMRIQIQEVFEVPDKTPPKASPNRSSAENSPAETGKEEDTPQNSDTPSSENGSSQPRKPSQSAQRAAQRAERKRQAKARTLSHFDDWRDAVLLRIGEAVNKDDDSEEKHQEQTEANEKAQTEELPLDEDPTRMEKLHEVYHPVETPLTELPKATRLLILHSLLLLLLSLEHYTAYSRILMLHAASSLDIDINILNEDEVKVARGLLDTALALSSNPETQQQVKKSDGSRKWKVGIASVAGAALIGVTGGLAAPLVAAGIGTIMGGLGLGATAAAGLLGTLASSGVVVGGLFGAYGGRMTGRMMDKYAREVDDFAFIPIRGPRRRSNEKESEAARQDHRLRVTIGVTGWVREESNFVVPWQVVGADSEVFGLRWEMEPLMKLGNAIRALVTSAAWSVAGREVLAHTIFAGIMSAVMLPLGLLKIAGVVDNPFSVAKARADKAGEVLADALINKVQGERPVTLIGYSLGSRLIFSCLQSLERRGAYGLVESAIFMGSPTPSNTDNWLRMRSVVSGRLINVFSQNDSVLAFLYRTSSLQLGVAGLQKVEGVPGVENIDMSESISGHLRYEYLLGKILTTIGLQDIDAREMEREEAALAEEDRIEEEERLRNEKKAGVKDRESSAAKETVNSEEGVSGEGDTRLQKQVETQTQEHMNQHRTHLLDLDDDGKDDDYSKPLVEDPSKHSAL encoded by the coding sequence ATGTTCAAGAATTTCAAGGATAAACATGCCAACTTCTTTGAATCTAAACAATCCAATGCCTCCACCTCGGAGAGCGACAAGGGCCAAGACATAACCTCCGTCTTGGACCGGTCGCAGCGTGCCGATCTGACCTTGCTGGTGGCCGAGTCCGTGGAGTCGATGCGCATTCAAATCCAAGAGGTTTTTGAGGTGCCTGATAAGACGCCTCCGAAAGCTTCTCCCAATCGCTCTTCGGCGGAGAACTCCCCCGCAGAAAccggaaaagaagaagataCGCCACAGAATAGTGACACGCCTTCAAGTGAGAATGGCAGCTCGCAGCCTAGAAAACCAAGCCAGTCGGCCCAAAGAGCAGCACAGAGAGCTGAACGGAAGCGTCAAGCCAAAGCAAGGACGCTCTCTCATTTCGATGACTGGCGCGACGCCGTCTTGCTGCGAATTGGCGAAGCCGTCAACAAGGACGATGACAGCGAGGAGAAGCACCAAGAGCAAACGGAAGCCAATGAAAAGGCTCAAACGGAGGAACTCCCCCTGGACGAGGATCCGACCAGAATGGAAAAATTGCATGAAGTCTACCATCCCGTGGAGACGCCGTTGACCGAGCTTCCCAAGGCAACAAGGCTACTTATTCTCCACTCTCTGCTCCTTTTGCTGCTTAGTTTGGAGCACTACACAGCCTATTCGCGCATTCTTATGCTGCATGCTGCATCCAGCTTGGACATTGACATCAATATCCTCAATGAGGATGAAGTCAAAGTGGCTCGCGGGTTACTCGATACGGCTCTAGCACTATCATCAAACCCGGAAACTCAGCAGCAGGTCAAGAAAAGCGACGGCTCCCGGAAATGGAAGGTCGGCATCGCATCCGTGGCCGGTGCTGCTTTGATCGGCGTAACTGGCGGACTCGCCGCTCCCTTAGTGGCCGCGGGCATTGGAACCATCATGGGCGGACTGGGGCTCGGTGCAACCGCTGCGGCTGGTCTTCTGGGAACGCTGGCTAGCAGTGGAGTTGTGGTTGGTGGGTTGTTTGGAGCCTACGGTGGACGGATGACGGGACGGATGATGGACAAGTACGCCCGCGAGGTGGACGACTTTGCCTTCATCCCAATCCGTGGTCCGCGGAGACGCAGcaatgagaaagaaagcgaAGCAGCTCGGCAGGATCATCGACTGCGGGTTACCATTGGCGTGACTGGGTGGGTGAGGGAGGAGTCGAACTTCGTGGTTCCGTGGCAGGTTGTGGGAGCCGATTCTGAAGTGTTTGGTCTCCGCTGGGAAATGGAGCCTTTGATGAAGCTCGGCAATGCAATCCGCGCCCTTGTCACCAGCGCGGCATGGTCGGTGGCTGGTCGTGAAGTCCTGGCCCACACCATTTTTGCTGGTATCATGTCTGCTGTGATGCTGCCGCTTGGTCTGCTGAAGATTGCTGGTGTCGTTGATAACCCGTTCAGCGTAGCCAAGGCCCGGGCAGACAAAGCAGGCGAGGTGCTTGCTGATGCACTGATCAATAAAGTTCAGGGCGAACGACCTGTCACTCTAATCGGGTACTCGTTAGGTTCTCgcttgattttctcttgccTTCAGAgtctggagaggagaggcgCTTACGGACTGGTCGAATCGGCCATCTTTATGGGATCCCCCACACCTTCCAATACCGACAACTGGCTCCGAATGCGCAGCGTGGTGAGTGGGCGTCTCATCAACGTGTTCTCTCAGAATGATTCTGTTCTCGCCTTTCTCTACCGGACCAGCAGCCTCCAGCTTGGTGTCGCGGGACTCCAAAAAGTCGAGGGTGTGCCAGGAGTGGAGAATATCGACATGAGCGAGTCTATCAGTGGCCACCTCCGGTATGAATACCTGCTGGGCAAAATCCTGACAACTATCGGGTTGCAGGACATCGACGCTCGCGAGATGGAACGGGAGGAAGCTGCCCTTGCTGAGGAGGATCGtattgaagaagaggaacGTCTGCGCAACGAGAAAAAGGCCGGAGTGAAAGATCGAGAGTCGTCTGCTGCAAAGGAGACTGTGAACAGTGAGGAAGGTGTTAGTGGCGAGGGGGATACACGACTCCAAAAACAGGTCGAGACGCAGACCCAGGAGCACATGAATCAGCACCGGACTCATCTGttggatctggatgatgacggcaaAGACGACGACTACTCCAAACCATTGGTCGAAGATCCCTCCAAACATTCAGCCCTGTGA
- a CDS encoding uncharacterized protein (ID:PFLUO_003126-T1.cds;~source:funannotate), with the protein MAPLLGNWDASDSGPSSTRPDTGSSSSKSILYVDAYDSFSYNVVAMLEETLDVRVAVMTIDSAWPDNSIDDFLRHYEAVVLGPGPGDPNFPKDVGVMRDIWDLHDADLLPVLGICLGFQSLCLHHDVSIQRLPYPLHGQVRRITTTQSDIFEELPDTEVTLYHSLYANADASCPKDLEFLAWLSLDEDQKGCRRKSLIPMAVRHREKPFWGVQFHPESCKSEKDACRTLLRNWWKMSLGFNKLVGRGGFGTLPEAIISPHAETAAFPDAAYEMLKWSASSSATCAFRTFAKGDLTAEAISEVLNQPGSPTVVFQSNGRHTIVSVPSPGSWRLEYHVESQDLTLDQLNKESAVEKPLSVSQLWDALRYLMEMKKVNSGHSQVPFWGGFLGYFSYELGLTCLPHPKDSIQSSTTYDHASSTNGSVQDPPDVSLLWCERSVVIDNSSGTVVVQSTRELDHSPGSWLDETSSLLQAHHSGSEDATEFLDSILREGVVTFPEEEQYKSQIEACKAELEAGESYELCLSCETAVSLRPAATETDRAVFPWELYKRLKRYNPAAFSAFARLGDVKIVSSSPECFINWDRLSTLEMKPMKGTVRNSPGMTMEKAREILGSTKEMAENLMIADLIRHDLYGICGSGGVHVEKLLEVEDHGRVFSMITHVKGEIRPDRLGCAVRHMPQLKTSNMAVHGLTALQKCLPPGSMTGAPKERSCMHLRQIEARKRGIYSGVMGFLDLGGGGSFSVMIRTAFACFDDRDDRPHTWRIGAGGAITTLSTAEGEWDEMLTKLRTVGTVFIPTVST; encoded by the coding sequence ATGGCCCCACTACTGGGCAATTGGGATGCCTCCGACTCCGGGCCATCATCCACACGCCCTGACACGGggtcctcatcatccaagaGCATCCTCTATGTCGATGCCTATGACTCTTTTTCCTACAATGTCGTCGCCATGCTCGAGGAAACGTTGGACGTGCGAGTCGCAGTAATGACGATCGACTCTGCCTGGCCTGATAACAGCATTGACGACTTTCTGCGTCACTACGAGGCAGTCGTGCTAGGCCCTGGTCCTGGCGATCCCAATTTTCCGAAAGATGTCGGCGTCATGAGAGATATTTGGGATCTTCATGATGCCGATTTACTGCCTGTTTTGGGCATTTGTCTGGGATTTCAGAGTCTGTGTCTTCATCACGATGTGTCCATTCAGAGGCTTCCTTATCCACTTCATGGACAGGTGCGCCGTATTACGACTACGCAGAGCGATATCTTTGAAGAACTGCCTGATACGGAGGTGACACTTTACCACTCTTTATACGCAAATGCGGATGCATCTTGCCCGAAAGATCTAGAGTTCCTTGCTTGGTTGTCCCTGGACGAAGATCAGAAAGGATGCCGACGGAAGTCTCTAATTCCAATGGCGGTTCGCCACCGAGAGAAGCCGTTCTGGGGAGTCCAGTTTCATCCCGAATCTTGCAAGTCCGAGAAGGATGCTTGCAGGACCTTGCTTCGCAATTGGTGGAAGATGTCTCTTGGATTCAACAAGTTGGTTGGGCGTGGGGGGTTTGGCACCCTCCCTGAAGCAATTATTAGCCCTCATGCTGAGACGGCTGCATTTCCGGATGCTGCTTACGAGATGCTAAAATGGAGTGCGTCGAGTTCGGCCACTTGTGCTTTTCGGACCTTTGCAAAGGGCGATCTGACGGCAGAGGCAATTAGTGAGGTGCTCAACCAGCCTGGCTCGCCGACTGTCGTGTTTCAATCGAATGGACGACATACCATCGTTTCAGTGCCCAGTCCTGGCTCCTGGCGGCTGGAGTACCATGTTGAATCGCAGGATTTGACACTGGATCAGCTGAACAAAGAATCAGCGGTTGAGAAGCCCTTGTCCGTGTCTCAGCTATGGGATGCCTTACGGTACCTGAtggaaatgaagaaggtCAACTCCGGTCACTCCCAGGTCCCCTTTTGGGGTGGCTTCCTAGGTTACTTTTCCTATGAGCTGGGCCTTACTTGTCTTCCTCATCCCAAAGATTCGATACAATCCTCCACGACGTACGACCACGCATCTAGCACAAACGGCTCTGTTCAAGATCCACCAGATGTCAGTTTACTATGGTGCGAACGAAGCGTTGTGATCGACAATAGCTCGGGCACTGTCGTTGTACAGTCCACCCGTGAATTGGATCATTCCCCTGGCTCCTGGCTCGATGAGACATCGAGTTTACTGCAGGCACATCATTCTGGGAGTGAAGACGCTACGGAGTTTTTGGATTCGATCCTACGTGAGGGTGTGGTCACATTTCCGGAGGAAGAGCAGTACAAGAGCCAAATCGAAGCATGCAAGGCGGAACTGGAGGCTGGGGAATCCTACGAGCTATGCTTGAGTTGTGAGACAGCCGTCTCACTAAGACCTGCAGCAACAGAGACAGACCGAGCGGTATTTCCGTGGGAGCTATACAAGCGCCTCAAGAGATACAATCCAGCTGCATTCAGCGCGTTTGCGCGACTGGGCGACGTCAAGAtcgtcagcagcagcccagaATGCTTCATCAACTGGGATCGCTTATCTACTCTCGAAATGAAGCCCATGAAAGGCACAGTGCGCAACTCGCCGGGCATGACCATGGAAAAAGCCCGCGAGATTCTGGGCTCAACCAAAGAGATGGCGGAAAACCTGATGATTGCCGATCTGATCCGACACGACCTGTACGGCATCTGCGGCTCTGGCGGCGTGCATGTCGAGAAGTTGCTCGAAGTTGAGGATCACGGCCGCGTTTTCTCCATGATCACCCATGTGAAAGGCGAAATTCGACCCGATCGTCTCGGCTGCGCCGTCCGGCATATGCCTCAGCTGAAAACTTCGAACATGGCCGTTCATGGCCTCACTGCTCTGCAGAAGTGCCTGCCTCCGGGATCGATGACCGGCGCGCCCAAGGAACGGTCTTGTATGCATCTTCGGCAGATCGAAGCCCGGAAGCGCGGGATATACTCGGGCGTCATGGGTTTTCTGGATCTCGGTGGCGGGGGAAGCTTCTCCGTTATGATCCGTACGGCTTTTGCATGCTTTGATGATCGCGATGATCGACCACACACCTGGCGAATTGGTGCTGGCGGCGCTATCACGACACTGAGCACGGCGGAGGGCGAATGGGATGAGATGCTGACCAAGTTGCGGACGGTCGGCACGGTTTTTATCCCGACCGTGAGCACATAG